TTAAAAGCATTGGTAATAGATGATGACGGATACAGCCGTACCCTGTGCGATCTGATCCTGAGCCGCTGGGGTATGGTGGTGCACCTGGCAAACGACGGCCCGGAAGCATTGGCGTTGGCTCAGGAACACAAGTATGACGTGGTGCTCACCGACATACAGTTACCAGGCATAAGCGGCAAGACCGTGGCCCGAAATATCCACAAGCTTGATCCGGAAGTACCGATCATCGCCCTGACGGCCAACATCATGAGCAATGATATCGGATTCTTTAAGAATACCGGCATCACCGATCATTTGCTGAAGCCCTACAAAGAGCAGGAACTGCATCAGAAGCTAGCGAAAGTGTTGCCCGTAGCGGCTATAAAAGCAGCTGAGGAACGTGCAGCGGCGTCAGAATCACAGCCTGTTATACAGAAGCACGAAGTGGAACAGCCAATTGAGCAAACCAACAGCTTATACAGCCTGCACGAAATGCGCCTGTTTACCGGCGATGACACACAGGCCCTGGCAGCCGTGGTGGAAGTGCTGCTGGAGGATCAGGAGCAGAACCTGGAGCAACTGTCGTTGGCTGCCGAAAAGGCTGATTGGGAGGCAACCGCAACAATGGCGCACAAGATGCTGACAGCTTTTAAGCACCTGCAGGCGCACACAGTAACGCCGCACCTGCTGCAACTGGAGCAGGTATTGCATACAGGCAGGCAAGCCCCGGACGAGCTGCAACAAGCGGTGGAGCAAGCTCAGCAGCAGGTGCGGCTGGTGTTAAACGCACTGCAGCAGGAACTGCACAGCCTTTATGCCGAGCAGCCCGTGTAGCAGCAATCCAACTTAAATGTCGATGTTGTAAAGCTTCAGCTTGTTGTATAAGGTCTTTCGGTCTATGTTCAGCAAGCGCGCTGCCTTCGACTTGTTATACTTCACGCGCTCCAGCATGGCCAGGATCATTTCACGCTCAGTGCGCTCGTTTATACTTTTCAGGTCCGTATCCATGGGGTCTCTTGAAGCGCCCGAGTAAGAAAAGCCGCCTTCGCTTTGCTGCGGTTGCGGCACAGCGGGGGTGTAATTCACTATTTCCGGTGGTAATTGCTGTAGCGTTACTTCAGCTGTCTTGCACAGCAGCACGGCGCGCTTCACAACGTTTCGGAGTTCCCTCAGGTTTCCGGGCCAGTTATACTTGAGCATGGCCTGCTGCGTGGCCTCATCAAAACCCGAGATATTTTTCTCCAACTCCCGGTTTGCCTGCGCCAGGAAGTGCTTCGCGAACAACACCACATCGCCATCACGATCGCGCAATGGGGGCACGTTGATCTTAAACTCGTTTAGGCGGTGATACAGGTCCTCGCGGAACTGGCCTTTCGAAACAGCTTGCACCAGGTCCTCGTTGGTAGCCGCCAGCACCCGCACATCCACATCCTGGTCGGAGGTACTGCCTAGCTTCCGCACTTTACGCTCCTGCAGTGCGCGCAGCAGCTTTACCTGCACCTCGTAGGGTAGGTTACCGATCTCATCCAGGAATAGGGTGCCGCCTTCGGCTGCCTCAAATTGCCCCTCCTTGTCTTTCACAGCGCCCGTAAAGGCTCCTTTCACATAGCCGAACAGTTCGCTGCCAGCTAATTCTTTTGACAGCGCACCGCAGTCTATGGCCACAAAGGGTTTGTCGTGGCGCTTGCTCTGGTGGTGCATCATACGGGCAACATATTCCTTGCCCGTGCCGCTTTCCCCCTCAATAATCACCGACAGATTGGTGGGAGCCACCAGCGTGATAAACTCCTCTATCTGCTCAGACTGCGGACTTTGCCCCCGCACAAACTGCAGGGTTCCGGCCACGGTGGTTGGTGCCTCATCGGCGGCAGGCGCATGCTTTTTATTCAGGGCGTTCTGCACCACCAGCAGTGTTTCGTCGGGGTTGATGGGCTTGGTAATGTACTCGAAAGCCCCCATTTTTATGGCGCGTACGGCCGTTCGGATGTCAGCGTAGGTGGTCATCAGGATCACCGGCACATCAGGGGTGAGCACTTGTATCTGTGACATCAGCTCCAGCCCGTCTTTGTCAGGCAGGCGGAAGTCGGTCAGGATCAGGTCGAAAGATGATGCCTTTAGTAGGCGCAGCCCGTCATTAGCTGTGAAAGCTGTCTCTACCTCGAGCTGCTGCCGTTTCAGGAACGACTTGAGCATCAGGCAGAAAGCAGGATCATCATCAATAAGAAGTATCTTAGGCATAGTTGCGTTCATGTGTTACAGCCTGCAGGGCGCAATGCAGGAAGCCTTTAAGTAACGGATTTATATCGTATTTGTTCTATACCTTCCAAAGGCGATTCTTGTTGTGCGGGGCATAAACAGAAAAAGCCCCCGTTGTATAACGGAGGCTCCTCCCGGAATTATATATAAACGGTACTGCCGGGCCTAACCCTGCACTACATTGCCTGCTTCGTCGTAGCGTACAACCACGGGCTGCTCTTGCTCCTTGTTCAGGAGTTGCACCTCGTAGATGGCGGCGGCACCGGCTTCGGCGGGCTGTAGCTTGTGTACTTCGCCTACCGTCCATTCTTTGTATTCGCCACCCGTTACGGCGGTTTTTACGGCCTCTGGCAATTCTTCAAGGGTGATTTTCTGCTTGTTCTGCTGGCCCTGCGGTGTTGTCTGCTGCACTGCCTGCGTAGTGTTTGCCGCATTGCCCTGCGCCTGCGCGCCTAGACCCACAAGCGCAAAGGCCACGGCTAAAAGTGATATCTTTTTCATAATCATTTTCAAATTTAAACTTTACTCTAAAAAACTGTTTTGCTGTTGCTAGTAATACTCCCGCCCTACTCGTCTCCTGCCAGCGCCTCTCCGGTTTCGTCAAATCGGGCAACCG
Above is a window of Pontibacter akesuensis DNA encoding:
- a CDS encoding sigma-54-dependent transcriptional regulator; protein product: MPKILLIDDDPAFCLMLKSFLKRQQLEVETAFTANDGLRLLKASSFDLILTDFRLPDKDGLELMSQIQVLTPDVPVILMTTYADIRTAVRAIKMGAFEYITKPINPDETLLVVQNALNKKHAPAADEAPTTVAGTLQFVRGQSPQSEQIEEFITLVAPTNLSVIIEGESGTGKEYVARMMHHQSKRHDKPFVAIDCGALSKELAGSELFGYVKGAFTGAVKDKEGQFEAAEGGTLFLDEIGNLPYEVQVKLLRALQERKVRKLGSTSDQDVDVRVLAATNEDLVQAVSKGQFREDLYHRLNEFKINVPPLRDRDGDVVLFAKHFLAQANRELEKNISGFDEATQQAMLKYNWPGNLRELRNVVKRAVLLCKTAEVTLQQLPPEIVNYTPAVPQPQQSEGGFSYSGASRDPMDTDLKSINERTEREMILAMLERVKYNKSKAARLLNIDRKTLYNKLKLYNIDI